The Lampris incognitus isolate fLamInc1 chromosome 15, fLamInc1.hap2, whole genome shotgun sequence genomic interval GAGGCAGCCATACATTTTTGCAGAGGCTGCAGTAGACTAGTCTACAGCCCAAGGCAAATGATGTGCATCTCTGTGCGACATTATGCAGTTGATGTTATTATTCTAACTTGGGTTAAAGTTGTAACCTCGGCCAGAGCCCCTGTGCATGTACTTTTTTTGAAAGAGTTCCGATTATTGAAACATTGGTTTCCCTCTGCATAGCAGTTTGTGTGACAGGGATGTAAGGCTTCGAGAAGGTAACCATGATTAAAATGAGCAAACCGACCATGGTTGAAGGAGGCCTACTGGTTCCAGCAAGTGTAGATCTGTCAGGGCCCACTAGGATGGTAACTGCAGGTCACAGAGAGATTGAGAATCCCGCGGCAGTAGAGTGACGGAGGGTGGGGAGCTCAGTCAGGCAGGGGAGGGGCGGGTAGGGATTGGATCCAGGTGAACACTGACAGTCATCCACAAAAAGTTTGGCATTAAAATCAGGATAATCTGTCGTAACAAGaagtgcaaaaaacaaaaacaaaaaaaacccaaaacaaataaaggacccggcggcacggtggtgcagtggttagcatggtcgcctcacagcaagaaggtcctgagtttgagccccggggtagtccaaccttgggggtcatcctctgtgtggagtttgcatgttctctcgggtgctccggtttcctcccacagtccaaagacatgcaggtcaggtgaatcggccatactaaattgtccctaggtgtgtgtgtttgtgtgtgtgtgtgtgtgtgtgtgttagagagagccctgtgatggcctggtggcctgtccggggtgtctccccacctgctgcccagtgactgctgggataggcttcagcatccccacggccctgggtaaggataagcggttttggataatggattgatggatggaaatAAAGGATCTAGCCTATGAATTAGCATAGATAAAATGGTAaaaggcaaaaaataaaaacGCACAACAAACAATTTTCCCTGGAGAGAAGCGGCAGCCAACTCATGCCAGCATACTCTCTCCTTATGCATTTTGGGTGCATAAACATCATTCTGCAGAGAAATATGTTGTCACGCAAAGAATGAATAATTCTGAGCAAATGAAACACAATGTTGTACTCGGTAACAGTTTATGTGCATGTCTGCTATGCTAATATCCACATATGTTCAGAATTTTgaactttggtgtgtgtgtgtgtgtgtgtgtgtgtgtgtacctgtaggGGGGTGAGTATGTTTGCCATGCTGACAGGGACCCTGCCCTTCACAGTGGAGCCATTCAACATCAAGCAGCTGCACCAGAAGATGGTTAATGGAGAGATCAGCACCATTCCTAGTGACGTCAGTAAAGGTAACCGCCTAATTAGGTTCAGAAGAATGTGCAATACATTTTGTGTCACTACCATGTGCTTTTGTATGCGTGTCATTGGACAATCGATGTTGAAAGTTCAAATACTTTAGCAAAACATGGTTTGGTGTGCCTATACGCTCTTATTTGTGTGGTTTGTTGAAGCTTTGACATTGAAATATTGGCTACTAGTTAGTCCTTGTGTTTTTCTTATCTGTAGTTAAACAAGTCAATTTAAACACCACATCTAGATTTTAAAGGCGTCCAAAAGCAGGGGCCAATCTGACGTCctcaggtgtttcgggtcttttttttttttgtaagacccgaaacacctgaggacctcaggaaacaagCTATAGAATTCATTATATATGCAAGTATTTTGCCAAAATTAACCCTAAATTCAATTTTGAAATATTTGCAAATAAACTATTACAAACACAGTCTTGGAAATATATGAATTCCCTGGCATGGCAGGATTCAATCTTGGTTAGTCTGCCTAGAAGAATattgagtaaaaaaaagaaatatcctATTTTTGGCAGTTAGTCCTCAAAGTAATGATAATTGAAACTTTCCCAAATACTACTCACAATTACAGCTGCGGTGTGTCTCGCTCTCAGTtaattttcttctctctctgacaCCAGGTGAGTCGTTCCAGTACACCCTGTCATGGCGCCGTGTCACCACAAACAAACAGGGCTCCTGTTACTGCAGGAGTAACAAGGACATCTCCGATACTCCCGACTGTGATAAGATCAAATTAGCTTTTGTACAGTTTCCCACAGACAACAACAGATCATACTCAGGCGTCAGAGGTGCTGACGTTCACCTTCAGCTTCAGTCTCTGTAACTGTGTTGTGACTGTTTCCAAGGGCCAAAGAGGCCACGCCAGGGTATACCAATAATAATTCATATATTTCCATTATAACATTTCCATCATAAAAGTAGCTCTGTGATATTTTTTTCCATTATAAACACACATACTCATACTCACATAAATGTACGATGACCTCCCAGTTGAGGCCATCCTCTCACCCCTCTTATGATTTCATTTTCTCCACCAAGGCTCATTTCATCAATTTTGTTTCTCTGGTACTGTTTTGCAGCTTCGTGTCATTTTACCATCACCCGCGACTGATTTGTTCTGTTGCCATACCGACTCAGTCATCCAACTCAGCGGTGTCTTTGCTCAGTGATGTTTTCgtctgttctttttcttttgtttctgcTTTTGCTCCACATTTTATGTTGTCACTGAGCTTTCTGGGCGCCTTTTCCACTCCAAGCACTTACACAAGTCACTAACCTAAACTACATGTGTGTCAAAAGAAACAACTTATGTGCAATTCAAATAGTAAGGACACACATTGTCAAAGCACgaatgtgtgactttgttgtaaacaGACTGGTACAGGATCATTGTCTTAAATTTGTAATTAGAAGTAGGCCGAGTGTTGACCGCACATTTTTAACTGAGCACctaacattacatattatttacatcatatcctgattgGATGTGATTGGATGCTTAACATTGACATTATATGAATAGATGCTTTTGCATCAGCTCAACAGAGCTAGACTTAGCTCGTCTGAGTCATGCTTTTAGCCAgccgacaacccagaaaagcaagccgacacatcagaaacacaaacTTTTATTAAAAGATTAATTTCTCTGATCACTTAAAAGGTGATATAGCACACCTTACTTGTATCTCTGTCAATGGCGTTTTAATGAAATCTAACCCCAAATAAAACCGCATGGACCTTACCAAGTGATGGAATacgagtgagagagagtttgagagAGAATTGTGATGAGGGTGCAGAAAATATATATTTTGCCTCTTTTCTTACCAATGAAGATTTTGTTATTCCAAAAAATCTTTAATATCTTAATacagcatatatttttagatgcCCTCACTCACATCTTAGGAGGGGTTACAATCCCCTGCTCCCCCCACCCAAATCCATACAGATTGCACTGCTAAATTAACAGTTTGTGAgttcagaatttaaaaaaaacactttgcaTATGATCACTTGTTATATAATCACACTAAATTGGATCCATTACAACTGGTAAGCACTATTTGGCTCAGTTGTAGAAGAGAGACAACTGATAGCAACAGTTAGACCAGAACAGTAAATTTGGTCTGCGACAGTGGCAGCAGTCCTTTATGAAGTGATCTGCTGCTCCAGGCGACAGAGCTTATCAGGAATCCCCATCTGGAGTAAAACTATCAATGCTTCTTGGCCTTGTTCGGTGACAGCAGCAAGTCGAAGGCAGACAGGTTCAATTGGTTTTCTCGCCTTACTCGGCCGTCTCTGATGTGCTGGAATTTGAGCCTTCGTGAATGAAACCAAATCGCTCTATTACTGTccatctccctgtctctcccgccATCGCATCCATCTATCCTTCTTTGCTGCAGGAGCAGTGGGGTTTGTGCTGTTTCTTCTGGAGCCAGACCCAGCTAAGAGACCCAGCGTTAGGGCTGCTATGGAGGAGAAGTGGATCAATGAAGGATATGCCAAGAAGCCATTACATACACTGTCTCATAAAAACAGGTAGGGAGCCACTGTGCCACTGTACCCTTACTAACACGCCGTTATACGTGCACACTCAAAGGCGTGAGCACCCTCAGACATGAAAGAACAATATGAAATGTTATGATGACTTATAAAAAGGAAACCATGAGGAATTTTCTGTCAAAACAAAAATGTTGTGGTAAGCAGTGTTCTGgctttgtatattatagtaggccTAAACAATTTTTATTGCTTTGGGCAGAATGGGGAAATGCAATCTGATATAGCTCCACTTGGCAGTAATTTGTTGACTGAAACCCACATGAATTAGTCAAGAACTGCTTCAGCCTGGTTCAAGATCTCCCATCATCCAGTTTTGGTCATCCTTTTGATCATCCTAGTAAAAACAATCTTTAATACTACAATGACCAAGGCCgtaattttgacggttttggattttcaaagtttgataactttgcagaaaaaaaaaagatacagaccagcCACTccgtgaatgctcctaaaattgcatatatttgcattaaaatgagttttagatcaattgcacacaaaaagttatgatgagatctacctaaaatgaccatgagcggtcaaaatggcggctcataatttgcacgtgatcgtgtgcgtcatgtcactatttatgacatgaTTTGGTTGCATAatttccttcgcaaagttcattgctctgtcctagaaacacactaatgttctccagtgcagagtaatagtctaagtttgatttttgattatttccaacatgtctgagtACAGCCACCATTTCCGACgcaccaccgaggcattgcagtatttacaagcgttggacagcagccattttaaattgttcggAAAATAGTATtaacgttgttaaaatgttaattttggtgttggacagcagccattttaaatttttCGAAAAATGGTATtaacgttgttaaaatgttaattttggtgtcagttgtttcttaacagacatactaacatgtgtaatgcattaatacctctactgggtatttatcttgacaaaccGTGGGCGGTAATTTTGACGGCccacggtcattctagtagtttttaagttgttgtttggggctgtttcaatatttattttaagttctttttttacatttcatgttttataagccttgttacatttgttagattagtaaTATGTGCTTTCCATTTTGTTTCTCAGGTaatatttttactttttcaattttgctattcaagtttgaccatgtctctctgaagtttaaattgttaaaaaatagtattaaagttgttaaaatgttgattttggtgtcagtcctttcttaacagacatactaacatatgcagtgcattaatatctcaattaggtatttatcttgacagaatataaagtttaaaaaccagctGTCATTCTGAcagcccatggttgttttaggtaggagtgaaatcccagtcattcTAGTGTTAGTGACCTTTGAGAGTACTCCCTCTTCTTTTCATAATTTACTTtcttcctgtctgtgtgtgtgtgtgtgtgtgtgtgtgtgtgtgtgtgtgtgtccgtctgtccctccctctcacaTCTTACTCCCAAGGTTGCGTCCTGAGGAACTCAACTCATCTGTGCTGACATACATGACAGAGAGCCTGGGCTACTCGCTCTCTGACGTCATACAAACACTCACCATCAACCGCCCCTCCACCATCATGGCCTCCTACCACCTACTGCTTAACAAGCTCAGCAGGAGCCATAAAGGAGCCAAGGCCAGCAAGGTGCACAGACAGttgtgcgcacacatacacacatgcacacaactgcatGAATAGAATCTGTTTTCATTGGctaagtttgaacattaaattgaACTTGGTGGGCTGCTTACAGCATAACACATACCATTATAAAAGGAGAATATACAAGTATAAGTAGGCAAggacaataaaatatatttagggaatatgtggcatttgcatgttctcctcatattTACGTGGGTTTCCTTTGATTGcttgggttttctcccacagtccaaaacccTGAAAAAAGTCAGTTAATCGGAGCGCTCCAAGTTGTTTATAGGTATGAATGGGAgtgtaaatgtgcatgtgtgtgtgtgtgtgtttggaggtcCTCTGATGGAAAACCGAGGGTGTAACTACCTTCCATGCAGTGTTTGCCGTGATAGGCTCCAGTCCCCAGTGGCCTTGAAATAAAGATATAATGAGTATAGAgaatgaacaaataaataaactatGGTGTCTTCTAAACAGCACGCAAATAGCAGATGCAAAAATAGTTGAAGTCTATGTAAACAAGTTCCCAAATGGGAAAAATAAGGCAATGTTGAGTCTGCATCATCGTCACATACAAATATGCCTTCACAAACTGCCATGCATGTATGATTTAGTTTTTAGATAATGGACATACTATTTCCACATACAGTACAATGCACGCACAAATGTGTTCCAAAACTTAGTATTCAGATGCTCTTCAACTGCTTTCAAACATTTTAACACaactgtgctgatgtgacagaagCTGGAGAGCGGAGAGTGGTGCCTGCCCAGTACGAacacatggagagagagggtTAATACTGGATTCAAGACACAGCAACAGGTACTGCAGATCGTGTCTATATGGTATCTATATGGCATAATGAATGCTAATGCAGTGTTCATTTCTCTGAATTACATTATTCAACTATAAAACTGTCTTCACTGCTGAATTTGCAACTGGTTTTTGGATTAGGCTTAAAAGAAGTCACAAAGCTGTGCCTGACAGTTATGCTCATAGTCCGTACTTGATCCAGTTTCCATCTGTGAGTCTGTCtgccagtcagtctgtctgtctacaagTATGTTTAATCAGTCCAATGCAAAATTGCATATAGTCAAATTTTATTGACTATTGTGTCATTAGCAATAGAATGACAATATCATGCTGGGCTTAACGACTATTCTTGAACAATCAGTCTTTGTCTGTCCTTAGTGGACATCCTAAAATCTGCTTTGATTTTGTGCCAGTGTCCGTATTTAGTGATGAAATTTTTGATGCTCTTCAACATGCCATACAATACGAGTTTTGGAGAGCCTGATATTGTGTATATAAGTTATTCTGCCATGCTAATAACTTGTAGACACACTAAAGGATCTTGTGAGCCTTCACAAATTATACCCATCATATACTGATGATATTGACAAATAAATGTTGATAAATGACACGCAAGGTACCCTTTGGAGACTGTATGAGACATGGAGGGTGTACCATAGAATAAAATGTCAAACTTCCGCCCTCATTTATGAATATTGATGACATACAGGTTAGATAGCGGTTAAGTTGAGCATTAAGGTCAGGTACTGGTTAACTTGCCTCATCTCATACAGAATCAGAAGTCATCATTAACCTCCCCTGTCTCATACAGATGCCGAAGGGTGCATTCCGCATCATATATCGACCCTTTTTTCAACAGTGTCAGTATATGACACCATGGGGATGAGAATAGGCTCAGTTGAAGATACACTGCCCCACATGTCTTGGATCATTTGGTGTGTTGATAGATGGCCACTTTTGTTTTAGAATGACTCGGCCAATGAAAAAGTCCCTATGCAGTCCAATAAGCCTTTGAGAGCTCAACCGCAAACAACGGTCTGTCAGAGCATCCGGAAGAGACCTGACAACATGTCCAGAAAGAACCCCGGAGAGGATAATAAGGAGAGCCGTCTCCCTTCTCCATCCCTCCCCCAGATACCTACCtcaacctccctctctctccctcctcgtctCCCCTCACTGTCTCCTGCTCCCCTGTCTGCGGAGGACGGGATCACTGAGGAGGAGATCGCCATCACCCTGGATACCAGGGAGGTGTTGTTCCCTGAGGGTATGGATCTCTatggtgcaaacacacacacacacacgcacacacacccatccacacacaaacacacacacatacatacacaggtgAACTATgattctgttttctctgtgtggaACTCAAATTCAGTATTAATCTGACATATTATATCTGTGTGCGTCTTTTTCCAGTCTCTGTGTTCGGAGACAGGGAGCTGGTGCACCTCTCGCCCCCGAAAAGTTCTCCATCCAAGCTGTGTGACTCTGCCCCTTGCCAAGTCCTTTCAACCACTGAGCCAATCACAGACAACGGCACAGGCCGACCCATCCGACATGCACACCACCTCAGGACCACCCACTCAGATGGGGTCACAGACCCTGGTTCGGACTGCCACCAAAACAACCATCATCAAGATGACTGTCCCCATCGCGTGGGCATCGATGAGCGCCTGGAGAAGCTACAGAAATTCTACACCTCAGAGAAGACCAGTATCTCTCCCAGGATGCTCTTGGAGGCTGATGCCCACAACACACGTACCGCCGACCGAGACCACTTGGGCACTGCGGGGCCTGTGACAACGTCGCCATCTGCTCCCCTGCCCCGCTTGCGCAATGTGGGTCTGAAGGATGGAGGGGGCAAGAAGATGACGTGGGTGGGTCTGACCCGACCGGGACCTCCGGGGCTGTTGGTGAATGGATCCAAACCCCCCACTTTCGCTTCCCAGAGACAGCACGCTCTGGCTATCAAGAGCCTCAGACAGGAGAGGGGAAAACGAGGAGAAcgggctggaggaggaggagtaggagtaagaggaggaggagagagagggacagcaggAGGAGGGATGAACGGCATGAGGAGGAACTCTACTCATTTGCGTTCATCTCTCCAGCGTCGTGTGGCTGACCTGAACTTTCCATTgctccctgcagccctgcagggaAAACCAGAGAGGAAGAACCAGTTGCACAGTATGGATTACTAACACATGGAAGAAGACAGGTTTTCTGTACTTGGCAGAAAGGTGAGACAGGGGAGCAGAGATGGAAGAGAGGGGAGATTCTTTGGGTTTTAATTTCATGGCAGGGAGAAGGGTAAATAGCCTGACTACATGAAATATTTATGATCAAGGAGTCGAAAATATGGACCATACCGAGCACTGACTTTTGTGGAAACACAGATGGAAGGGGACACAGAGGGAGAACAACATTAGCACTACCTATAAATAGGGCAGCAATAAGGTCATACAGCTGGAGTGCGTGGGATACAAACACAAAGGGACAGATAAGAGACACAGTGGTACACGTCATACAATGCAGCAAAAGGGGTCCGCatagcgtggcggtttattccgttgcctaccaaaatggagattgccggttcgaatccttgcgttacctccggcttggtcgggcatccttacagtcataattggctgtgtctgcgggtgggaagccggatgtgggtatgtgtcctggtcgctgcactagcaccttctctggttggttggggcgcctgtttgggggggaaatagcatgatcctcccacgcgctacgtctccctggcgaaactcctcactgtcaggtgaaaagaagcagctggcgactccacatgtatcggaggaggcatgtggtagtctgcagccctgggacggctgggacggctcggagggtggggtaattggtcagatacaattgggggaaaaaaataccccaaaaaaaaaaaaaagaaaaaaatagaataCCACAAAAGTGAAAGGGGGCAGGGCAGAAAGTAGAGACAATAGCTTCACCGCTGATTGGGGTAGGAAAGGCACAAGGACACAGGACTGTGCACAGGAGACATGTACTGTAAAGGACAacctttattatttttttaaatgatgaTATGTTTTTATTGTAGACATTGCAAGACTGTGAAACTGGGGGCAGACTGActactgactgtgtgtgtgtgtgtgtgtgtgtgtgtgtgagtatgaatGGGGGGGGACACAAGGTAGAAAGAAGTTGGAATAGAAGTAACTTGTGTATCGTGGCATATCTGTCACTGTACCTAATGGATGACGGGTAAGAGGTGTCACAAGATGGAGGGACTTGAGGGAAGAAGGAAAGAGGTGGCACCCCTCCCAAATACAAGATAAGTGTAAACGCAAGTGGTTAAACCCCGGTCAACACATTTACCTTCTCCCTTTATGAATTTTAACAAATTGCCACTGCTCTAAAGATAACACATTTGtccaatcacagtattgtagaagATACCAAGCTACAACTGTCTTACGTTACAGCTCCACGTTGCTTATCGAAAGGACTTTTTCCTAAAATACGGAGGTCAACATGCAGCGGATGTTACTTGCATGCCATATAGTGCCAAAGAAAACCTCTGAGTTGGAGCACGGGACACCGAGACAATGTGAAAAGGTCCTTTCCTGTTCAACCTATTGAAGACGCCGCTGTCTCATCGTCACACCTCAGTATCTCTGCTCCCATTGTGAAGCTCTGCACTTTGTGTTATGGCTGCGTTTGCCTTCGCTGTTCCTAAATACAGTTTTATACGCACGCTGGAATAGGCCCCATTTCTTGTGTCGTgttgattttattatttttgtgcGGTGACTCCAACCCCTCATCCTGCATCTGTCAGTCATCCCTGAAGTGTGAACAGTCTTGTTCTCTGACCAGAATTTCACTTGCAGTTCTCTCTATTTCTGTTGTTTCACTCTTTCCTCCTTTCTCTCCTCTGCCCGCATCTttcctcatctctccatctttGGGTCATTAATAATGAGGTGTTCTATGGAGAGACAGAAGAATCTGGTTGCTGCTTCATGGCAGTCAGGGTCCACTGAATAATGTAAGGGTTATAGTGGCATCTGATACTccgtgggtgtgcatttgttgtgtgtgtgtgcgtgcgggtgTGTGCATATGTACATAATGTGTTTACAACATCTATTTATATAAGATACTACAtatgtgtgtatctgtttgtgtgcttGTACATGCACATTTGTttgcgcacacgtgtgtgtgcgtgtgtgtgcatgtgtgtgcatgcgtgcttgcGTGTGTCCAGTTAGGACAGATTGACCCCACCCTCTTATACGCACACTCCAGTTACCTGCTCGGCTTAACAGTGATCTAAAGCACGAAGATTTATTAgtgggtctcacacacacacacacacacacacacacacacacacacacacacacacacacacacacatttcccccCCACACAAAATTTAATAttgatataaaatataatattgaAATATTAATATTAAAATTTAATAAAATATATTGATATAAAATATAGTGAGTGATAAATACATTGCATTGAAACTGCTCCTCCCAGTCATTTATtgtatctactactaccactttcggctgctcccattaggggtcgccacagcggatcatctgtttccatcccttcctgtcttctgcatcttcctctgtcacaccagccgcctgcatgtcctccctcaccacctccataaacctcctctttggccttcctcttttcctcttccctgacagctccatattcagcatccttctcccaatatacccagcagctctcctccacacacgtccaagctatctcaatcttgcctctcttgttttgtctccaaaccgttcaacctgcgctgtgcctctaatatactcgttcttaatcctgtccttcttcgtcgctcccagtgaaaatcttagcatcttcaactctgccacctgtcttttcgtcagtgccactgtcttcaaaccatataacatacctggtctcacaaccaccttgtaaaccttccctttaactcttgctggtacccttctgtcgcaaatcacttctgacactcttctccacccactccaccctgcctgcactcactacttcacctctcttctgcactccccattactttggacagttgaccccaagtatttaaactcatactcatacaccttcgtgacctctactccttgcatcctcaccatcccactgtcctccctctcattcacgcacaggtattccatcttgctcctactgactttcatttctcttctctccagtgcatacctccacctctccaggctcttgtccacctgcaacctactctcactacatctcacaatgtcatccgcaaacatcatagtccatggagactcctgcctgatctcgtccgtcaacctgtccaccattgcaaacaagaaagggctcagagccgatccttgatgtaataccacctccaccttgagcccatacatcattccaaccacacacctcaccactatcacacttccttcatacatatcccAGTCATTTATCTTAATAATAAGAAAAACAttgatattaaaaataataaatctGAAAACAAAATTTGCaactaaaattaaaaaaaaatattgtcttAATTCAGGGACCAAGGCTGATTAAATACCTGTTGTAGGTATACCCATCATAAACAAGCCTTGGTCTGAGTTTGGGCCCGAACCAGTGTATTTTCACTGTTGCAGTCTGTGCTAAGAAATGAACATACATAGTAAGGTCTGGGAACCAGATTAATTATGCATGTTGAAAATACAAATGTATCTACCACTACATTTAGACAGAACAATGCTGCATGGATGCTTCAGTGAACATGTTTCCAATGTAGAAACATTGGTGTTTCTAATGGAGCAACAGCTGCCGCCACAaccctttttcttgttttttgccATTGCTTCTAATGATTCAGTTCGTCGGTCTGAGGTGTTCTTTTTATACTGATCTGCAAGAGCAATCACAAACGAAAGAAGAGGCAGAACTGAGAGGAGAATATAGTCACTGATAATGCAACAGAGTATTTGCTGTCCTTCATTATGTATCTACCCTACATCGGGACCTTCTCTGTCTCAAATGCTGTAAATTAGAACC includes:
- the LOC130124844 gene encoding calcium/calmodulin-dependent protein kinase type IV; the protein is MEVRWPRVSRRITVPSAVGTPCKRWMEANERLAAVTDRSHAGLNEPAVELRRGNGVIMRRPVTGSVLRKFSSSVKVAIKVIDKKKARQDSYVLKNMKREPRIHQMVRHPHIVVLLETLETENSYYMAMELCAGGDLMDRICERKRLEEREVRRYTRQILSAVEHLHKHGIVHRDLKIENFLLDEHNNIKIVDFGLSNTLKAESLSLELLTTQCGSPAYAAPELLAHRKYGPKVDVWSVGVSMFAMLTGTLPFTVEPFNIKQLHQKMVNGEISTIPSDVSKGAVGFVLFLLEPDPAKRPSVRAAMEEKWINEGYAKKPLHTLSHKNRLRPEELNSSVLTYMTESLGYSLSDVIQTLTINRPSTIMASYHLLLNKLSRSHKGAKASKKLESGEWCLPSTNTWRERVNTGFKTQQQNDSANEKVPMQSNKPLRAQPQTTVCQSIRKRPDNMSRKNPGEDNKESRLPSPSLPQIPTSTSLSLPPRLPSLSPAPLSAEDGITEEEIAITLDTREVLFPEVSVFGDRELVHLSPPKSSPSKLCDSAPCQVLSTTEPITDNGTGRPIRHAHHLRTTHSDGVTDPGSDCHQNNHHQDDCPHRVGIDERLEKLQKFYTSEKTSISPRMLLEADAHNTRTADRDHLGTAGPVTTSPSAPLPRLRNVGLKDGGGKKMTWVGLTRPGPPGLLVNGSKPPTFASQRQHALAIKSLRQERGKRGERAGGGGVGVRGGGERGTAGGGMNGMRRNSTHLRSSLQRRVADLNFPLLPAALQGKPERKNQLHSMDY